A genomic window from Bacillus mesophilus includes:
- a CDS encoding exonuclease SbcCD subunit D, giving the protein MRILHTADWHLGKTLEGRSRLEEQAQFMDELVEIVEREQVDVVLMAGDVFDTVNPPALAEQLFYEGISRLSNNGKRSISIIAGNHDSPDRLLAAAPLAKKQGISIVGFPTVQVQSIYVPTTDETLKLAALPYPSESRLSEVLSEINDELALRNKYDERIQRMFQFMSEQFSPQTVNVAMSHLYVQGGSSSDSERPIEVGGAYTVAGTSLPKQAQYVALGHLHRPQMIKRAETIARYSGSPLAYSFSEAGYTKSVSIIDVVPGGEAQVTEIYLSSGKPLVRWKATEGVSQVHQWLDSKKDQQAWIDLEIHVTNTLSIEEIQRIRKSHAGIIHIRPVFEAEIEQQELAAASNLPVDELFKRFYERQTGGAKLEPELLNVFLELLNEEKSTVGEED; this is encoded by the coding sequence ATGAGGATACTACATACTGCAGATTGGCATTTGGGGAAAACGTTAGAAGGACGCAGTCGGTTAGAGGAACAGGCGCAGTTTATGGATGAGCTTGTTGAGATTGTTGAACGTGAACAGGTAGATGTTGTGTTAATGGCAGGGGATGTATTTGATACGGTAAATCCTCCCGCATTAGCAGAGCAGCTCTTTTATGAGGGGATTTCACGCTTATCAAACAATGGGAAAAGATCGATTTCAATTATTGCCGGAAATCACGACAGCCCAGATCGACTATTGGCAGCTGCTCCTCTTGCAAAAAAACAAGGCATATCTATTGTTGGTTTCCCAACTGTCCAAGTTCAGAGCATATATGTACCTACCACAGATGAGACGTTAAAGCTCGCAGCATTACCCTATCCATCAGAATCGAGACTATCTGAGGTATTATCAGAAATCAATGACGAACTAGCTTTACGAAATAAATATGATGAACGGATACAGAGAATGTTCCAATTTATGAGCGAGCAATTTTCTCCCCAAACTGTAAATGTTGCAATGAGTCACCTTTATGTGCAAGGAGGAAGTAGCTCAGATTCGGAGCGCCCAATTGAGGTTGGTGGGGCATATACAGTAGCAGGGACAAGCCTACCAAAGCAAGCACAATATGTGGCACTAGGACATTTACATCGTCCTCAAATGATAAAGCGTGCAGAAACGATTGCAAGGTATTCTGGTTCACCACTTGCTTATAGCTTTTCGGAAGCGGGATATACAAAGTCCGTTTCAATTATTGATGTGGTTCCAGGTGGTGAAGCGCAGGTTACGGAAATCTATCTATCATCAGGTAAACCATTAGTTAGATGGAAGGCAACAGAAGGTGTTTCTCAGGTCCATCAGTGGCTAGATAGTAAAAAGGATCAACAAGCATGGATTGATCTTGAAATACACGTAACAAATACCTTGTCGATCGAGGAAATTCAAAGAATTCGCAAATCACATGCTGGTATTATTCATATCAGACCTGTATTTGAAGCTGAAATCGAACAACAAGAATTAGCTGCGGCTAGTAACCTACCTGTAGATGAATTATTTAAGCGATTTTACGAAAGACAAACAGGTGGTGCGAAGCTTGAGCCTGAACTATTGAATGTGTTCCTTGAGCTCTTAAACGAGGAAAAATCAACTGTAGGGGAGGAGGACTAA
- a CDS encoding MFS transporter — MTSSYRSIAILLIVTGTFVASNIYTLIPIYDLLTDELTTTTSMIALGSTSFTLCYAIGLLLFGTMSDVVGRKPILVLGMLLFSITSLCVSFADSDFSMIVTRGLQGFAGGSFAPVAFAYTFDLYNGKFRALILSMINTGFLVAGILGQIISASIATNHGWEYVFYFYFVIYLLLFLLSAKFLPQNKSKTNTSFKPLQSIKLFSSFLQSKNLLLCYIITFSLLLTPISFYDALNQYLLPISSAEDLFFIRTVALLGTILSIFGGAINAKYGLKGSFYIGIALLIGSLIPMILIPDFYVILYSAIFLVSSISILIPTIIAIIGTIEQKSRGSAIALYSFTLLIGASFGSLLTSILPFQGVLLFLLLYGIINIFLMRKISYSR; from the coding sequence ATGACTTCTTCCTATCGCTCCATTGCCATATTGCTCATTGTTACTGGTACCTTCGTAGCAAGTAATATATATACACTAATTCCAATTTATGACCTACTCACAGACGAGCTTACTACCACCACATCAATGATTGCATTAGGTAGTACCTCCTTTACACTTTGCTATGCAATTGGGTTATTACTTTTTGGGACTATGTCAGATGTAGTCGGGAGAAAACCAATCTTGGTGTTGGGGATGCTGTTATTTTCTATTACTAGCCTATGCGTTTCTTTTGCAGATTCCGATTTTTCAATGATTGTGACCAGAGGTTTGCAAGGTTTTGCAGGTGGAAGCTTTGCTCCAGTTGCGTTTGCATACACATTTGATTTATATAATGGGAAGTTTCGAGCCCTTATACTGAGTATGATCAATACAGGTTTTTTAGTAGCTGGTATTTTAGGTCAGATTATAAGTGCAAGTATCGCGACAAACCATGGATGGGAATATGTTTTTTATTTTTATTTTGTCATCTATTTACTCTTATTTCTTTTATCAGCAAAGTTTTTGCCTCAAAATAAAAGCAAGACAAATACTTCTTTTAAACCATTACAATCTATAAAGCTATTTTCAAGTTTTTTACAATCAAAAAATTTACTCCTTTGCTATATCATCACCTTTAGCCTATTGCTAACTCCTATTTCCTTTTATGATGCGCTAAATCAATATCTTTTACCGATCAGCTCGGCTGAAGATCTTTTCTTCATTAGAACAGTTGCTTTATTAGGAACCATTCTTTCAATATTTGGTGGTGCTATAAACGCGAAATATGGATTGAAGGGCAGTTTTTATATTGGAATTGCCTTGTTAATAGGTAGTTTAATTCCAATGATACTGATTCCTGATTTTTATGTCATTCTGTACTCAGCAATATTCTTGGTATCATCAATCAGTATTCTTATTCCAACAATCATAGCGATTATTGGTACAATCGAACAGAAGTCTAGGGGAAGTGCGATTGCCCTCTACTCGTTTACCTTACTGATTGGAGCAAGCTTTGGCTCACTCTTGACATCTATATTACCATTTCAAGGCGTACTTCTATTTCTATTACTCTACGGTATAATAAATATTTTTCTAATGAGAAAAATTTCCTATTCTAGATGA
- the addB gene encoding helicase-exonuclease AddAB subunit AddB yields the protein MTLQIILGRSGSGKTHRFLEEVRTELQAKPIGAPIVYLVPDQMTFQIEYDLIQTPGLGGMLRTQVFSFTRLAWRVLQETGGMSRYHLNNVGTSMLIRRIIENQKQNFVVYGKAAEKAGFVEHIESMIKECKRYCVTPEGIKQQLADLAHSNEGDLTLIHKLHDFSMIYEEFEEQLFQKYVDSEDYLRLLSEKIPVSNYLKEATIYIDGFHSFTPQELEVLAKLLEVCKGVQIALTLDREITHHPHELQLFHMTGKTFLQFKEMAENMGKKVMVHIQSDNLRSKHLPALSHLEKHFESRPTVQANSIEGIKLRGAVNRRTEVEAVAKEVLRLVREENYRFRDVAIILRNTTVYQDLLETVFEEYDIPLFIDQKRSMLHHPLIELIRSVLEVVSSSWRYESVFRCVKTDLMYPLEEDEGIIREEFDILENYVLAYGIQGFRWKDKSRWAYRRFVGIDEQGLAKTTSEDEMEEKIDKLRTIISAPLMRFETELKKAKTGRQYAEALYLLLEELEVPTKLEKWRYEAEQDHEMSKAREHTQVWSAVIELFDQFVELMGDKDVSYDVFQSMMEAGIEALKFALVPPAIDQVVIGDFEHSRFSSIKATFILGINDGVIPAVPSADGVLNEEEREVLSNAGLKLSPGGKQQLLDEQFLLYMAVSSPSNQLWLSYPLANEEGKSLVPSIFIKRIKDLYPSIKEELILQDPTDLSEEDQLDYITTPQKTISYLASQLQLWKRYYPISSIWWDVYNTYEHKKEWKMLRTRVLKSLFYQNKENTLPSQISDELYGKTLVGSVSRMEQFQSCPFSHFASYGLRLQERQIYRLEAPDIGQFFHAALKMMADELHKQKLTWSQITKSQCEELANQVVNVLAPQIQKEILLSSNRYSYLKRKLTNVISRASIVLSEHAKASGFTPVGLELGFGRNGQLPAIQLDLQNGAQLELVGRIDRVDVATGSKGTYLRIVDYKSSQKALNLSEVYYGLSLQMLTYLDIVLSHSKSWIGQETKPAGVLYFHVHNPMLKTKTELALEDIEEELLKSFKMKGLLLGDEESVRLMDSTLESGHSRIVSAGLKKTGGFYSNSQIASEEEFTQLRKYVRKTFQSIGQEIVNGKVEISPYQLKDKKPCTYCNYKPFCQFDDGLDENTFRSLQGTDDATVLERIKQEVLQHETIHSS from the coding sequence ATGACACTTCAAATAATACTCGGTAGGTCTGGGAGTGGGAAAACACACCGATTCTTGGAAGAGGTGCGAACAGAACTACAAGCAAAACCAATAGGTGCACCGATTGTTTATCTTGTCCCTGATCAAATGACATTTCAAATAGAATATGATTTGATTCAAACTCCTGGATTGGGAGGCATGCTTCGAACTCAGGTATTTAGCTTTACACGATTAGCTTGGCGTGTTCTTCAGGAGACTGGAGGAATGAGTCGTTACCACCTTAACAATGTTGGGACAAGCATGCTAATTAGAAGAATCATTGAGAATCAAAAGCAAAACTTTGTTGTATATGGAAAAGCAGCCGAAAAGGCAGGTTTCGTAGAACATATTGAGTCGATGATTAAAGAGTGTAAACGATATTGTGTCACACCAGAAGGGATCAAACAGCAGCTAGCTGATTTGGCGCATTCTAATGAAGGGGATCTTACACTAATTCATAAGCTTCATGACTTTTCTATGATTTATGAGGAATTCGAAGAACAGTTATTTCAGAAATATGTAGATTCCGAGGATTACCTGCGTTTACTTTCAGAAAAAATCCCAGTTTCTAACTATTTAAAAGAAGCGACCATTTATATAGATGGCTTTCACAGTTTTACACCTCAAGAGCTAGAGGTGCTAGCGAAGCTTTTAGAGGTATGTAAAGGGGTTCAAATTGCGCTAACGCTTGACCGAGAAATCACTCATCACCCGCATGAGCTTCAGTTATTTCATATGACAGGTAAAACGTTTCTACAATTTAAAGAAATGGCTGAAAACATGGGTAAGAAAGTAATGGTCCATATTCAGTCAGATAACCTACGTTCCAAGCATTTACCGGCCCTTTCTCATCTAGAGAAGCATTTTGAATCAAGACCCACAGTTCAAGCAAACAGTATAGAAGGGATTAAGCTAAGGGGTGCAGTAAACCGAAGAACCGAGGTTGAAGCAGTTGCTAAAGAAGTATTGCGACTCGTTCGTGAGGAGAATTATCGTTTCCGTGATGTAGCTATCATTCTTCGAAATACAACGGTGTATCAGGATTTACTTGAAACCGTTTTTGAAGAATATGACATTCCGCTATTTATTGACCAAAAACGCTCTATGCTTCACCATCCTTTAATCGAGTTGATTCGATCTGTTTTAGAGGTAGTATCAAGTAGCTGGAGATATGAATCGGTGTTTCGTTGTGTTAAGACAGATCTCATGTATCCACTAGAGGAAGATGAGGGCATTATTAGGGAAGAGTTTGATATACTCGAAAACTATGTACTTGCATATGGAATTCAAGGATTTAGATGGAAGGACAAGTCTAGATGGGCATATCGAAGGTTTGTCGGTATTGATGAGCAGGGATTAGCCAAAACCACCTCAGAAGATGAGATGGAAGAAAAAATAGATAAGCTCCGAACCATTATTTCAGCACCACTTATGCGGTTTGAAACAGAACTAAAGAAGGCAAAGACTGGAAGACAATATGCAGAAGCCTTATATCTACTATTAGAAGAATTAGAGGTTCCAACTAAGCTTGAAAAATGGCGATATGAAGCCGAACAGGATCATGAAATGAGTAAGGCTAGAGAGCATACACAGGTATGGAGTGCAGTCATTGAGCTATTTGATCAGTTTGTTGAACTAATGGGTGACAAAGACGTGTCCTATGATGTTTTTCAATCAATGATGGAAGCAGGAATTGAGGCACTTAAATTTGCTCTTGTTCCCCCAGCGATTGATCAAGTAGTGATTGGTGATTTCGAACACTCACGTTTTTCTAGTATCAAGGCAACCTTTATCTTAGGTATTAATGATGGTGTGATACCAGCTGTACCAAGTGCGGATGGTGTTTTAAATGAAGAGGAAAGAGAAGTTCTGTCAAATGCAGGTCTAAAGCTTTCACCTGGTGGCAAACAGCAGCTTTTAGATGAGCAGTTTCTATTATATATGGCTGTTTCTTCTCCGTCTAACCAGCTATGGCTTTCTTATCCGTTAGCAAATGAAGAAGGAAAATCACTGGTGCCTTCTATATTCATAAAAAGAATAAAAGATCTGTATCCGTCAATTAAAGAAGAGCTAATCCTTCAAGATCCAACGGACTTATCCGAGGAAGATCAATTAGACTATATAACTACACCTCAAAAAACGATTTCCTATCTTGCTTCACAGCTACAGTTATGGAAAAGATATTATCCGATTTCCTCCATCTGGTGGGACGTTTATAATACCTACGAGCATAAGAAGGAATGGAAGATGCTTCGTACAAGGGTGTTGAAAAGTTTATTTTATCAAAATAAGGAAAACACACTTCCATCGCAGATTAGTGATGAGCTATATGGTAAAACACTTGTTGGTAGTGTCTCGAGAATGGAACAGTTTCAGAGTTGTCCGTTTTCTCATTTTGCTTCATATGGACTACGTCTACAGGAACGTCAAATATATCGACTAGAGGCACCGGATATTGGGCAATTCTTTCATGCTGCTTTAAAGATGATGGCAGATGAGCTTCATAAGCAGAAGCTGACTTGGAGTCAAATAACAAAATCACAATGTGAAGAATTAGCAAATCAGGTGGTAAACGTACTGGCACCACAGATACAAAAGGAAATCCTGTTGAGCTCAAATCGATACAGCTATCTTAAGAGAAAGCTTACAAATGTAATCAGCAGAGCTTCCATTGTTTTAAGTGAGCATGCAAAGGCAAGTGGATTTACACCTGTTGGCTTAGAGCTTGGTTTTGGAAGAAATGGTCAATTACCGGCCATACAGCTTGACCTCCAAAATGGAGCACAGCTAGAGCTGGTTGGAAGAATTGATCGTGTCGATGTTGCTACTGGATCAAAGGGCACGTATTTGCGAATTGTTGATTATAAATCAAGTCAAAAAGCATTGAATTTATCAGAGGTTTATTACGGTTTATCTCTACAAATGCTAACCTACTTGGATATTGTATTATCACATTCGAAATCTTGGATTGGACAAGAAACTAAACCGGCTGGGGTTTTATACTTTCATGTTCATAATCCTATGCTTAAAACCAAAACAGAATTGGCATTAGAAGATATTGAAGAAGAGTTATTAAAGAGCTTTAAGATGAAAGGATTACTACTTGGTGATGAGGAGTCTGTTCGTTTAATGGATTCAACATTAGAGAGTGGTCATTCAAGGATTGTCTCAGCTGGCCTTAAGAAAACTGGCGGCTTCTACAGTAACTCCCAGATTGCAAGTGAGGAGGAATTTACTCAGCTCCGTAAATATGTACGAAAAACCTTTCAATCTATTGGTCAAGAGATCGTGAATGGAAAGGTAGAGATTAGTCCTTATCAGCTAAAGGACAAAAAGCCATGTACGTATTGTAACTATAAGCCATTTTGTCAATTTGATGATGGATTGGATGAAAATACGTTTCGTTCTCTTCAAGGGACAGACGATGCAACCGTGCTAGAGCGTATTAAGCAGGAGGTGTTACAGCATGAAACAATCCATTCCTCCTAA
- a CDS encoding VOC family protein: MCLVDRIDTICLKVSNIDKASLWYQEKLGLKIAYRGEHYQVLSIGDSGIPLTIEEGKGEISKNGQSYPIFFSKNITETFQTLKELGVMCKEIQIDVVNTYFDFYDLDGNQLQVCFWK, translated from the coding sequence ATGTGTTTAGTAGACCGGATTGATACAATATGTTTAAAGGTGAGTAACATTGATAAGGCGAGTTTATGGTATCAAGAGAAGTTAGGACTCAAAATAGCCTATAGAGGAGAACATTATCAAGTTCTAAGTATAGGAGATAGTGGGATCCCTCTAACAATTGAGGAGGGAAAAGGAGAGATTTCAAAAAATGGTCAATCCTACCCAATCTTCTTCAGTAAGAATATTACAGAAACCTTCCAAACCTTAAAAGAACTAGGAGTTATGTGTAAGGAAATCCAGATTGATGTAGTGAATACTTATTTCGATTTCTATGACTTAGATGGTAATCAGCTTCAAGTTTGTTTTTGGAAATGA
- the addA gene encoding helicase-exonuclease AddAB subunit AddA encodes MKQSIPPKPEGAQWTDDQWKAITARGMDILVAAAAGSGKTAVLVERIIRKVMDKDQPVDVDRLLIVTFTNAAAAEMRHRIGEALEKAISENPASLHLRRQLSLLNRASISTLHSFCLEVIRKYYYLINIDPTFRIAEDTEAQLIREEVMEELFEEEYGTEGNDAFFDVVDRYTGDRNDSDLQVMVRKLYDESRAHPNPEGWLQGLLDAYVTGEETKVNDLPFLSVIKQDIHMQLDGARAMLQQALELTRIPGGPAPRAVTIEEDLKQLYTLEEAYHSSWEKLYDTFQQLKFSQLKTVKGDEYDELLKEQVKDLREQAKNAVKQIKEDFFDRKPESYLNDIKKMKPSIETLTQLVHKFGERYEKVKLSKSLVDFADLEHYCLNILRELDAETEGYVPSAAAHYFKRHFNEVLVDEYQDTNYVQESIIRSVCKDQPDPGNLFMVGDVKQSIYRFRLAEPGLFLKKYKLFSPDGNEYGLRIDLSQNFRSRPEVLDGTNYIFKQIMDEQVGEIAYDEHAELKLGANYPDHVDTKAELLIINHDGEEQLDSEEESGFDPVELETVQLEARLMAGKIKGLIQQRYQVFDKKLGTMRDITYRDIVILLRSMPWAPQIMDEFKQHGIPVYADLSSGYFEATEVSIMMSLLRVIDNPYQDIPLAAILRSPIVGLSADELAMIRLKEKKGPFYDAVKLFLENGATTANNQTYEKLMEFHLMLQKWRRYARLGSLSELIWRIYQKTGYYDFVGGMPGGKQRQANLRALYDRARQYESTSFRGLFRFLRFIERMQDRGDDLGTARALGEQEDVIRIMTIHKSKGLEFPVVFVAGLSKPFNVRDLNSTFLLHKDLGFGSKYIDPTLRISYPTLPQLAIRQKIRNEMLAEEMRVLYVALTRAKEKLFLIGTVKRLEKKREQWNQQLHHNDWLLPSYERSKAKCYIDWIAPSLIRHNETTSLREEQILSPSLADISSHPSRWELTLVDPRQLDLAQQQDSGIDETLLKAMEKGEKLPLEGEYKSIIENRLTWEYDYKTASVHRSKQSVSEIKRMREVHDAYSETSLIKPLKKPITDRPRFLQEKSLTPAEKGTAMHMVMQHIPLDQPVSEEGVHELLSYMVVNELLTEEQATHINVNGIVTFFKTDIGQRILGAKEVMREVPFSIGLPATEVYPDWEGETETILLQGVIDLLFEDEQGSVLLDFKTDVTKSLPDDLDRLQSILRDRYEVQVELYSKAIEQIWKKPLQEKYLYFFDGEHLVKL; translated from the coding sequence ATGAAACAATCCATTCCTCCTAAGCCTGAAGGTGCACAATGGACAGATGATCAATGGAAAGCAATTACAGCAAGAGGGATGGACATTCTAGTAGCTGCCGCGGCAGGATCAGGTAAAACGGCCGTTCTTGTAGAGAGAATTATTCGTAAAGTGATGGACAAGGATCAGCCAGTTGATGTGGACCGTCTATTAATTGTTACCTTTACAAACGCTGCAGCTGCTGAAATGAGACATCGTATTGGTGAAGCACTAGAGAAGGCAATTTCTGAAAACCCAGCATCCTTACACCTAAGAAGACAGTTAAGCTTGTTAAACCGTGCATCCATATCGACTCTTCACTCTTTTTGCTTAGAGGTTATTAGAAAGTATTATTATCTGATTAATATCGATCCAACGTTTAGAATTGCAGAAGACACGGAAGCACAATTAATCCGAGAAGAGGTAATGGAGGAACTATTTGAAGAAGAGTATGGAACAGAAGGAAATGATGCCTTCTTTGATGTAGTGGACCGCTATACAGGAGACCGAAATGATAGTGACCTCCAAGTGATGGTAAGGAAACTTTATGACGAATCTCGTGCACATCCAAATCCTGAAGGCTGGTTGCAGGGATTACTTGATGCTTATGTGACAGGTGAGGAAACAAAGGTTAATGATTTACCATTTCTATCGGTAATTAAACAAGACATTCATATGCAGTTAGATGGTGCAAGAGCAATGCTACAGCAAGCCCTTGAACTTACAAGAATACCAGGTGGACCGGCTCCACGAGCTGTTACGATTGAAGAGGATCTGAAACAGCTTTATACCTTAGAAGAAGCCTATCATTCTAGCTGGGAGAAGTTATATGATACATTTCAGCAGTTGAAATTCAGTCAACTGAAAACAGTCAAGGGCGATGAATATGATGAGCTCTTAAAGGAACAAGTAAAGGATTTACGAGAACAAGCTAAAAATGCAGTTAAACAAATTAAAGAGGACTTTTTTGATCGTAAACCTGAATCCTATTTAAATGACATTAAAAAGATGAAGCCATCTATTGAAACACTAACTCAGCTTGTTCATAAGTTCGGCGAACGCTATGAAAAGGTAAAACTCTCGAAAAGTCTGGTAGACTTTGCTGATTTGGAGCATTATTGCTTAAATATACTCCGTGAATTGGATGCTGAAACAGAAGGCTATGTACCATCAGCAGCCGCTCATTATTTCAAGCGTCATTTTAATGAGGTATTGGTGGATGAGTATCAGGATACGAATTATGTACAGGAATCAATTATCCGCTCAGTATGTAAGGATCAGCCTGATCCTGGTAATTTATTTATGGTAGGGGACGTGAAGCAATCCATCTACCGGTTTCGATTAGCAGAACCAGGTCTATTTCTAAAAAAATACAAGCTTTTTTCTCCAGACGGAAATGAATATGGATTACGAATAGATTTATCTCAAAATTTCAGGAGTCGTCCAGAGGTATTAGATGGAACAAACTATATATTTAAACAGATTATGGACGAACAGGTTGGGGAAATCGCTTACGATGAACATGCCGAACTGAAGTTAGGTGCTAACTATCCTGATCATGTAGATACAAAGGCAGAGCTACTTATCATTAATCATGATGGTGAAGAACAACTGGATTCTGAGGAAGAATCAGGTTTTGATCCTGTTGAACTAGAAACCGTCCAGTTAGAAGCCAGGCTAATGGCGGGAAAAATTAAAGGACTTATTCAACAGCGTTATCAGGTATTTGATAAAAAACTTGGTACGATGAGAGATATTACGTATCGAGATATTGTCATATTGCTTCGCTCGATGCCTTGGGCACCACAAATTATGGATGAATTTAAACAACATGGAATACCGGTATATGCGGACCTGTCATCAGGCTATTTTGAGGCTACTGAAGTTTCCATTATGATGTCTCTCCTAAGAGTGATTGATAATCCGTATCAGGATATTCCGTTAGCAGCTATACTAAGATCTCCGATTGTTGGGTTAAGTGCCGACGAACTAGCGATGATTCGGTTAAAGGAGAAAAAGGGTCCCTTTTATGATGCAGTGAAACTATTTTTAGAGAATGGTGCAACTACTGCTAATAACCAGACGTATGAAAAACTAATGGAATTTCATTTGATGCTTCAAAAATGGAGAAGATATGCAAGACTTGGCTCTCTTTCCGAATTGATTTGGAGAATCTATCAAAAGACAGGATATTATGATTTTGTCGGAGGAATGCCTGGTGGAAAACAACGTCAAGCGAATCTACGAGCTCTATATGATCGTGCAAGACAATATGAATCAACTTCATTTAGAGGGCTATTTCGCTTCTTACGATTTATTGAAAGAATGCAGGACCGTGGTGACGACTTAGGAACGGCAAGAGCATTAGGTGAGCAAGAGGATGTCATTCGAATTATGACGATCCATAAAAGCAAGGGGCTTGAGTTTCCGGTCGTATTTGTAGCAGGACTTTCTAAGCCGTTTAATGTTAGAGATCTAAATAGCACATTTCTACTTCATAAAGATTTAGGATTTGGATCAAAGTATATTGACCCGACCTTACGAATTAGCTATCCAACCTTACCTCAGTTAGCGATCAGGCAAAAAATACGAAATGAAATGCTAGCTGAAGAAATGCGTGTCCTATATGTAGCCCTTACTCGAGCAAAGGAAAAACTTTTTTTGATTGGGACCGTAAAGCGCTTAGAAAAGAAACGAGAGCAATGGAATCAACAGTTACATCATAATGATTGGCTTTTACCAAGCTATGAGCGCTCAAAAGCGAAGTGCTATATAGATTGGATTGCTCCTTCATTAATTCGTCATAACGAGACAACTTCATTGAGAGAGGAACAGATTCTTTCACCAAGTTTAGCTGATATATCGTCTCATCCATCCCGTTGGGAGCTAACCTTAGTAGATCCAAGACAGCTGGATTTAGCTCAACAACAAGATTCTGGAATAGATGAAACTCTTCTTAAAGCGATGGAAAAGGGTGAAAAACTTCCTTTAGAGGGTGAGTATAAGTCTATCATTGAAAACCGTTTAACATGGGAGTATGACTACAAAACAGCTTCTGTTCATCGATCAAAGCAATCAGTTTCAGAAATTAAAAGAATGAGAGAGGTTCATGATGCGTATAGTGAAACTTCTCTTATCAAACCATTAAAAAAGCCGATCACTGACCGTCCAAGATTTCTACAGGAAAAATCGTTAACTCCAGCTGAAAAAGGAACAGCGATGCATATGGTCATGCAACATATCCCGTTAGATCAGCCTGTTTCAGAAGAAGGCGTTCATGAGCTACTCTCTTATATGGTGGTTAACGAGCTTTTAACAGAAGAACAAGCTACGCATATCAATGTGAATGGCATTGTGACTTTCTTCAAAACTGATATTGGTCAACGAATCTTAGGGGCAAAAGAAGTAATGAGAGAGGTTCCATTCAGTATAGGTTTACCAGCGACAGAAGTGTATCCAGACTGGGAGGGTGAAACTGAAACAATCCTACTACAAGGGGTTATTGATCTTCTGTTTGAAGATGAGCAAGGTAGTGTGTTACTAGACTTTAAAACAGATGTGACTAAAAGTCTTCCAGATGACCTAGATCGCCTTCAAAGCATTTTACGAGATCGTTACGAAGTGCAGGTTGAGTTATACAGTAAAGCGATTGAACAAATATGGAAGAAGCCACTCCAGGAAAAATATTTATACTTCTTTGATGGTGAGCACCTTGTTAAGTTATAG
- a CDS encoding DUF2269 family protein, whose protein sequence is MLKVLVLIHVLSAIIGVGPTFFGHVLFRKNQNPEELRHSMKLSNYLTYFPKIGGTLAVLTGIVLVILGNYGTFLTLWLTGSLILYIAIQIVVIGVIDPRTKKLSTWVFAEENKTASVLPDLQKNELVSIGKLHSVATTLGVLIFFLMIWKP, encoded by the coding sequence TTGTTAAAAGTATTGGTGCTTATTCATGTGTTATCAGCTATTATCGGAGTCGGTCCGACGTTTTTTGGTCATGTTCTTTTTAGAAAGAATCAGAATCCTGAAGAACTTCGTCACTCCATGAAATTATCTAATTATCTTACTTATTTTCCAAAGATTGGTGGTACACTTGCAGTGTTAACAGGAATTGTTCTTGTGATTCTAGGAAACTATGGAACTTTCTTAACACTTTGGTTAACCGGTTCCCTTATTCTTTATATTGCTATTCAGATTGTTGTTATTGGAGTCATCGATCCTAGAACTAAGAAGCTCTCTACATGGGTATTTGCTGAGGAAAATAAAACTGCGTCTGTCTTACCTGATCTTCAAAAGAATGAGCTAGTATCAATTGGAAAGTTGCACTCAGTTGCTACAACATTAGGTGTATTGATTTTCTTTTTGATGATTTGGAAACCTTGA